The following are encoded together in the Mycolicibacterium arabiense genome:
- a CDS encoding FGGY family carbohydrate kinase produces the protein MTVLAIDQGTSGTKAIVVDPAEGVVGVAEVAVHPRYLDGGGVEQDPRELLDSVLEAGRAAVAQAGRPIDAVSLANQGETVLAWDPITGRALTQAIVWQDRRAESICADLTEHANEFACRTGLVLDPYFSAPKMAWLRRNVERDGVVTTSDTWLLHQLTGEFVTDATTASRSLVVGLGENTWSADLLALFGLDGERLPGIAPNDAVIGTTSAFGRDIPVGGIVVDQQAALLAESCFEAGMAKCTFGTGAFLLANTGSTPVSSNSGLTTSVAWRVAGDDTFCVDGQVYTAASAVRWLASLGVIAGAHELDGVAATDSGGVLCVPALAGLAAPWWESTATASFSGMTLSTDRGHVVLALLQGIAAQIGELMTAIGSDSAPLRRLRADGGLTQSTVLMQAVADVVQVPVDVYPSAHATALGAAALADLSLHPDKGLRGVVPSWKPSSTYEPAWDAARAEDFRSSWRALAATTYSREGT, from the coding sequence GTGACGGTACTCGCCATAGATCAGGGCACCTCCGGCACCAAGGCGATCGTCGTCGATCCCGCGGAGGGGGTCGTCGGCGTCGCCGAAGTGGCGGTGCACCCGCGCTACCTCGACGGCGGCGGAGTCGAACAGGACCCCAGGGAACTGCTCGACTCGGTGCTGGAGGCGGGCCGGGCCGCCGTGGCCCAGGCCGGCCGGCCGATCGACGCCGTGTCGCTGGCCAATCAGGGCGAGACCGTCCTGGCGTGGGATCCAATAACCGGACGTGCCCTGACTCAGGCCATCGTGTGGCAGGATCGCCGCGCCGAGTCGATCTGCGCGGACCTGACCGAACACGCCAACGAATTCGCTTGTCGCACGGGGCTGGTACTCGACCCGTACTTCTCGGCGCCCAAGATGGCCTGGCTGCGACGCAACGTCGAACGCGACGGCGTCGTCACGACGTCGGATACCTGGCTGCTACACCAGCTAACCGGGGAGTTCGTCACCGACGCCACCACGGCCAGCCGCTCGCTGGTGGTCGGGCTGGGCGAGAACACGTGGAGCGCAGACCTGTTGGCGCTGTTCGGGCTCGATGGTGAGCGGTTGCCGGGCATCGCCCCCAACGACGCGGTCATCGGTACGACGTCGGCGTTCGGGCGGGACATACCCGTCGGCGGGATCGTCGTCGACCAGCAGGCCGCACTGCTGGCCGAGTCGTGCTTCGAGGCCGGCATGGCCAAGTGCACGTTCGGTACGGGCGCATTCCTGCTCGCCAACACGGGTAGCACGCCGGTGTCGTCGAATTCGGGCCTGACGACGTCGGTGGCATGGCGGGTCGCCGGTGACGACACCTTCTGCGTCGACGGTCAGGTGTACACGGCGGCGTCGGCGGTGCGCTGGCTGGCGTCGCTGGGGGTCATCGCCGGCGCGCACGAACTCGACGGTGTGGCAGCGACCGACAGCGGCGGGGTGCTGTGCGTGCCCGCACTCGCCGGGTTGGCGGCTCCGTGGTGGGAAAGCACTGCCACGGCCTCGTTCTCGGGCATGACGCTGTCCACCGATCGCGGCCACGTGGTGCTCGCCCTTCTGCAGGGCATCGCCGCGCAGATCGGTGAACTCATGACCGCGATCGGTTCCGACAGCGCACCGCTGCGCCGCCTGCGGGCCGACGGCGGCCTCACCCAATCCACCGTGCTGATGCAGGCGGTCGCCGACGTCGTGCAGGTGCCGGTGGACGTCTACCCGTCGGCACATGCGACCGCCCTGGGCGCGGCGGCGCTGGCGGATCTGAGCCTGCACCCCGACAAGGGATTGCGCGGCGTCGTACCGTCGTGGAAGCCGTCCTCGACCTACGAGCCGGCCTGGGATGCCGCACGCGCAGAGGACTTCCGATCGTCGTGGCGCGCCCTTGCCGCGACGACCTATTCGAGAGAGGGAACGTGA
- a CDS encoding amino acid permease, producing the protein MTHDSTPGDAPSVAQFGYTQAMERSTGRFASFAVAFAFVSIATGIFTTYGSVLNSSGPLGIWTWPIVVVGQLAVALLLGALAARIPVTGYAYQWVSRLANPVFGWITGWISFTFLAIVVIAVDYTVASTVLPALFAFEGTPATAFLITAVVLVLQALLIGLSTRWTERVNNFAVTAELIGMVALVALLLIIGVITHRLSVDNLFSHGAVPTEGYWSFGEATAAGPWMLAFLLGAFTIVGFESAANLAEETKRPEVVVPRAMWQAVLASGVLGFLFLLAVTAAVDDPVALAESGTPIADVIKDILGSFVGTALLVLVAIAIFACGLVILLTGVRLVWAMSRDERFPGWQLLQRISPRTKTPLNATIVMTLISGVILGLFSTSTDALFKLFGAATLLPAIIYTITVGLYIAKRRTLPPSAGFNLGRWEVPIIVVAVVWLVFELSLFRDASFRDPWIYLAVMVAIGAMYLGYLLATRGRDGLRMPDMRSIDAEIETV; encoded by the coding sequence ATGACACATGATTCCACACCCGGCGACGCGCCCAGCGTCGCTCAATTCGGCTACACCCAGGCGATGGAACGGTCGACCGGCCGCTTCGCCTCCTTCGCCGTCGCCTTCGCCTTCGTGTCGATCGCGACGGGCATCTTCACCACCTACGGCAGCGTCCTCAATTCATCGGGCCCACTGGGCATCTGGACGTGGCCGATCGTCGTCGTGGGCCAGCTCGCGGTAGCGCTGCTGCTGGGCGCCCTGGCCGCGCGCATCCCCGTGACCGGCTACGCCTACCAATGGGTGTCGCGCCTGGCCAACCCGGTCTTCGGCTGGATCACCGGCTGGATCTCGTTCACGTTCCTCGCCATCGTGGTGATCGCCGTCGACTACACCGTCGCCTCGACCGTCCTACCCGCCCTGTTCGCCTTCGAGGGCACGCCCGCCACGGCCTTCCTCATCACCGCCGTCGTACTCGTCCTGCAGGCACTGCTCATTGGGCTGTCGACCCGATGGACCGAACGCGTCAACAACTTCGCCGTCACCGCCGAACTCATCGGCATGGTCGCCCTCGTTGCGCTGCTGCTGATCATCGGCGTCATCACCCACCGCCTCAGCGTCGACAACCTGTTCTCCCACGGCGCCGTCCCCACCGAGGGCTACTGGAGCTTCGGCGAAGCCACGGCCGCCGGCCCCTGGATGCTCGCCTTCCTGTTGGGCGCCTTCACGATCGTCGGCTTCGAATCGGCGGCTAACCTCGCCGAGGAGACCAAGCGGCCCGAGGTCGTGGTGCCCCGTGCGATGTGGCAGGCAGTGCTCGCCTCGGGCGTACTGGGATTCCTGTTCCTGCTCGCGGTGACGGCAGCGGTCGACGACCCGGTCGCACTGGCCGAGTCCGGCACGCCCATAGCCGACGTCATCAAGGACATCCTCGGTTCGTTCGTCGGCACCGCACTGCTGGTGCTCGTCGCGATCGCGATCTTCGCGTGCGGTCTGGTCATCCTGCTGACCGGCGTGCGGTTGGTGTGGGCCATGTCGCGCGACGAGCGCTTCCCGGGTTGGCAACTGCTGCAGCGGATCTCACCGCGTACCAAGACACCACTGAACGCCACGATCGTGATGACGCTCATCTCGGGAGTCATCCTCGGGCTGTTCTCGACCAGCACCGACGCCCTGTTCAAGCTGTTCGGCGCGGCGACGCTGCTACCGGCGATCATCTACACGATCACCGTGGGCCTCTACATCGCCAAGCGCCGGACCCTGCCGCCGAGCGCAGGGTTCAACCTGGGCCGGTGGGAGGTCCCGATCATCGTCGTCGCCGTCGTGTGGCTGGTGTTCGAGCTGTCGCTGTTCCGCGACGCCTCGTTCCGGGACCCGTGGATCTACCTCGCCGTGATGGTCGCGATCGGCGCAATGTACCTCGGCTACCTGCTCGCCACCCGCGGCCGCGACGGCCTGCGGATGCCCGACATGCGTTCCATCGACGCCGAGATCGAGACCGTGTGA
- a CDS encoding DeoR/GlpR family DNA-binding transcription regulator, producing the protein MLPVARHDAIVDLVNGAHTVSTDELVNRLGVSAETVRRDLALLEERGAIRRVHGGAASLLQRVSGEEPPFAERTVIHQEAKARLARVAAGLLQPGQTVVIDIGTTAVEVARAIPATFRGTVATSSLLVAIELAARPGIHVLVSGGRVRAGDLACRGAHARSMFADVYADVAFIGSGGVDAAAGLTDYHLDEIDVRRTIIANSASSYILADSSKLDRIGPHRVCDLTAVTGLITDECSSPAVEAAVREAGGVVLSA; encoded by the coding sequence GTGCTTCCGGTAGCTCGGCACGACGCCATCGTCGATCTGGTGAACGGTGCGCACACCGTCAGCACCGACGAACTGGTCAACCGCCTTGGCGTGTCGGCAGAGACCGTGCGACGTGACCTCGCCCTGCTCGAGGAGCGCGGCGCGATCCGGCGCGTGCACGGCGGCGCCGCCAGCCTGCTGCAGCGGGTGAGTGGCGAAGAGCCCCCGTTCGCCGAACGCACCGTCATCCACCAGGAGGCCAAGGCTCGACTGGCCCGCGTCGCCGCGGGGCTGTTGCAACCTGGCCAGACCGTCGTGATCGACATCGGCACCACCGCCGTCGAGGTGGCCCGCGCCATACCCGCCACGTTTCGCGGCACCGTCGCGACCTCGTCACTGCTCGTCGCCATCGAACTCGCGGCTCGACCGGGCATCCACGTGCTGGTGTCCGGCGGCCGGGTCCGGGCCGGCGACCTCGCGTGCCGAGGAGCCCACGCGCGGTCGATGTTCGCCGACGTCTACGCCGACGTCGCCTTCATCGGCTCCGGCGGCGTCGACGCGGCAGCCGGGCTGACGGACTACCACCTCGACGAGATCGACGTGCGCCGCACGATCATCGCCAACAGCGCGTCGAGCTACATCCTGGCCGACTCGTCGAAACTCGACCGGATCGGCCCACACCGGGTGTGCGACCTGACCGCAGTCACGGGTCTCATCACCGACGAATGCAGCTCACCGGCCGTCGAGGCCGCCGTCCGAGAGGCGGGGGGTGTGGTCCTGTCAGCGTGA